One window of the bacterium genome contains the following:
- a CDS encoding phosphatidate cytidylyltransferase, whose amino-acid sequence MDSLPRPGGVVTPPTPVPVIGPERTLLSRTVTALVGGALTVGLIMLGLPWLPVGVTVVVVIGLWEFYRMAERAGYHPVWEAGIVGGVLFVAAAAYPSAWEPMLVPALLVYTMLVQLRGGRADRALANAGVTLLGALYVGYLFSYLVRLRALPFGAAHAAGPLPALLVVCVVWASDSAAYFVGLAWGRRKLLPTISPRKSLEGAAGGVAAGTFAGAAFAVIFGLPPAVGAVVGVVCALAAVCGDLWESAVKREVGVKDAGFVLPGHGGILDRFDGLLLAAVAGYAVMTWWPGR is encoded by the coding sequence TTGGATAGCCTGCCGCGCCCCGGCGGTGTCGTGACGCCGCCGACGCCCGTGCCCGTCATCGGGCCCGAGCGCACCCTGCTGAGCCGCACCGTTACGGCGCTGGTCGGCGGGGCGCTCACGGTCGGCCTCATCATGCTCGGACTGCCCTGGTTGCCGGTCGGGGTGACCGTGGTCGTCGTGATCGGCCTCTGGGAGTTCTACCGCATGGCGGAGCGAGCCGGCTACCATCCCGTGTGGGAGGCGGGGATCGTGGGCGGTGTGCTGTTCGTCGCCGCGGCCGCGTATCCGTCCGCGTGGGAACCGATGCTGGTGCCGGCGCTGCTGGTGTACACGATGCTGGTGCAGTTGCGCGGCGGCCGGGCGGACCGGGCCTTGGCCAACGCCGGCGTGACGCTGCTCGGCGCTCTGTACGTCGGTTACCTCTTCAGCTACCTGGTCCGGCTGCGCGCGCTTCCGTTCGGGGCGGCGCACGCCGCCGGGCCGCTGCCGGCGCTGCTCGTCGTCTGTGTCGTCTGGGCGTCCGACAGCGCGGCGTACTTTGTGGGCCTGGCGTGGGGGCGGCGGAAGCTGCTGCCGACGATCAGCCCCCGCAAGTCGCTCGAAGGGGCCGCGGGAGGCGTCGCCGCCGGCACCTTCGCCGGCGCGGCGTTCGCCGTGATCTTCGGACTGCCGCCTGCGGTCGGGGCGGTGGTCGGTGTGGTCTGCGCGCTCGCCGCCGTGTGCGGTGACCTGTGGGAGTCCGCGGTCAAGCGGGAGGTCGGCGTGAAGGACGCGGGGTTCGTGCTGCCCGGCCATGGCGGCATCCTCGATCGTTTCGACGGACTCCTCCTGGCCGCGGTCGCCGGGTATGCGGTAATGACCTGGTGGCCGGGACGCTGA
- a CDS encoding PASTA domain-containing protein: protein MSAERRPPDIVGYTLDVARERLAEAGWPAVEVVEARSPKRTLHPPQRVVRQRTGTGDRVLLVVCGERSDEPERARDRERSAG, encoded by the coding sequence ATGAGCGCGGAACGACGTCCTCCCGATATCGTCGGCTATACGCTCGATGTCGCCCGCGAGCGCCTCGCCGAGGCGGGGTGGCCGGCGGTCGAGGTCGTGGAGGCGCGCTCACCGAAACGGACCCTTCACCCGCCCCAGCGTGTGGTGCGCCAGCGGACCGGCACGGGGGATCGGGTGCTGTTGGTGGTGTGCGGTGAACGGTCGGATGAACCCGAGCGTGCGCGTGATCGCGAGCGGTCGGCCGGGTGA
- the frr gene encoding ribosome recycling factor has translation MHAVLADAKSHMQKAVEAAKREFAGVRTGRASPALLERVTVDYYGVPTPVTQVATVTVPDPRLIVIQPWDKNLVREIERAIQKSELGLNPANDGNVIRLPIPSLTGDRRRDLVKVVHKQAEEARVAVRNIRRDHKEQLERLEKKGELSEDDGRRAVEDLQKLTDQYIKEIEGLLAAKEAEITEV, from the coding sequence ATGCACGCCGTGCTCGCGGACGCTAAGTCGCACATGCAGAAGGCGGTGGAGGCGGCCAAGCGGGAGTTTGCTGGCGTTCGAACGGGCCGGGCCAGCCCCGCGTTGCTTGAGCGCGTCACCGTGGACTACTACGGGGTGCCGACGCCGGTGACGCAGGTCGCGACGGTCACCGTGCCCGATCCCCGGTTGATCGTCATCCAACCGTGGGACAAGAACCTGGTCCGCGAGATCGAACGCGCGATCCAGAAGAGCGAGCTTGGGCTGAACCCCGCGAACGATGGGAACGTAATACGACTGCCGATCCCGTCGCTGACGGGGGACCGGCGGCGCGATCTCGTGAAAGTGGTTCACAAGCAGGCCGAGGAGGCCCGGGTCGCGGTGCGCAACATCCGCCGGGACCACAAAGAGCAGCTCGAGCGGCTGGAGAAAAAGGGCGAGTTGTCCGAGGATGACGGACGGCGCGCCGTCGAGGATCTACAGAAGCTGACCGATCAGTACATCAAGGAGATCGAGGGCCTGTTGGCCGCCAAGGAGGCGGAGATCACCGAGGTGTGA
- a CDS encoding isoprenyl transferase: protein MRATEHEASAELKQREDVLRASLDPTRIPRHVAIIMDGNGRWAELRGLPRLEGHREGREAIRRTLEGARECGVEILTLYAFSTENWRRPPEEVQALMSLLIETLELEAEGLNRNGVRFRASGLIAEMPDDVQGALARVIALTRDNTSVTLNLALNYGGRRELTEAARRLAEAVAARRLSVDAIDEDAMASRLFAPDLPDPDLLIRTGGEQRLSNFLLWQAAYAELYFTDVRWPDFGKLDLFAAIREFQGRDRRFGGVDLG, encoded by the coding sequence ATGCGCGCGACCGAACATGAGGCATCCGCGGAACTCAAGCAGCGCGAGGACGTCTTGCGGGCCTCGCTCGACCCAACGCGCATCCCGCGCCACGTCGCGATCATCATGGACGGCAACGGACGCTGGGCCGAGCTCCGGGGTCTGCCGCGGCTGGAGGGCCACCGAGAAGGACGCGAGGCCATACGGCGCACGCTCGAGGGGGCGCGAGAGTGCGGCGTGGAGATCCTGACCCTCTACGCGTTCAGCACCGAGAATTGGCGGCGGCCGCCCGAAGAAGTGCAGGCCCTGATGAGCCTGTTGATCGAAACGTTGGAGTTGGAGGCGGAAGGCCTCAACCGCAACGGGGTCCGCTTCCGGGCCTCTGGGTTGATTGCGGAGATGCCCGACGACGTGCAGGGAGCGCTCGCACGCGTCATCGCTCTGACCCGCGACAACACCTCGGTGACGCTGAACCTCGCGCTGAATTACGGCGGACGGCGGGAGCTGACCGAGGCGGCGAGACGGCTGGCCGAGGCCGTGGCGGCGCGACGCCTGTCGGTCGACGCGATCGACGAGGACGCGATGGCGAGTCGCCTCTTCGCCCCGGATCTGCCCGATCCCGATCTGCTGATCCGGACCGGTGGCGAGCAGCGGCTGAGCAACTTCTTGCTCTGGCAGGCCGCCTACGCGGAACTGTACTTCACCGACGTGCGCTGGCCGGATTTCGGCAAACTCGACCTCTTCGCCGCGATCCGGGAGTTCCAGGGGCGGGACCGACGATTCGGGGGCGTCGACCTTGGATAG
- a CDS encoding 1-deoxy-D-xylulose-5-phosphate reductoisomerase, with the protein MAGTLMRRVIVLGSTGSIGRAALDVARRLRDHVEVVGLSARHDVATLATQVREFRPAAVAVDTPGAVDALRDAAPEWRGEVFRGPEALSALASGPMADVVLVAVVGIAGLRPTLAALASGRDVALATKEVLVAAGALVMEAAARAGHRVLPVDSEPSAVFQCLAGRDVRDVARLWLTASGGPFLRTPADAMDAVTPAAALRHPTWRMGAKVTIDSATLMNKGFEVIEAHWLFDVPSERIEVVIHPQSIVHSCVELTDGAVLAQLGPRDMRIPIQYALTYPSRRTSPVAPLDLRQLGALGFEPPDPGRFPCLGYAREALARSGTAPAALGAADETAVQLFLDGRIGFLEIARVIRRVLDRHRVRPADSLEGVLEADREARTDAAAAYAAM; encoded by the coding sequence GTGGCCGGGACGCTGATGCGGCGCGTCATCGTGCTCGGATCCACCGGGTCGATCGGGCGGGCGGCGCTCGACGTGGCCCGCCGTCTGCGGGACCACGTGGAAGTCGTGGGGTTGTCGGCGCGACACGATGTCGCGACGCTTGCAACGCAGGTTCGGGAGTTCCGCCCTGCCGCCGTCGCGGTCGATACTCCGGGGGCCGTCGACGCGCTGCGGGACGCGGCGCCGGAATGGCGGGGAGAGGTGTTCCGCGGTCCCGAGGCGCTCTCCGCGTTGGCATCCGGACCGATGGCCGATGTCGTGCTCGTCGCGGTCGTCGGAATTGCGGGTCTGCGTCCGACGCTCGCCGCGCTCGCCTCCGGCCGCGACGTCGCCCTGGCGACGAAGGAAGTGCTCGTCGCAGCGGGCGCGCTCGTGATGGAGGCGGCGGCGCGTGCGGGACACCGGGTGCTGCCGGTGGACAGCGAGCCGTCCGCGGTGTTCCAGTGTCTTGCCGGTCGCGATGTGCGCGATGTCGCGCGGCTGTGGCTGACGGCGTCGGGCGGCCCGTTTCTTCGGACCCCTGCCGACGCGATGGACGCGGTGACGCCCGCCGCGGCCTTGCGGCATCCCACGTGGCGGATGGGGGCGAAGGTGACGATCGACTCCGCCACGCTCATGAACAAGGGGTTTGAGGTGATCGAGGCGCACTGGCTGTTCGACGTTCCGTCCGAGCGAATCGAGGTCGTGATCCATCCGCAGAGCATCGTGCACTCGTGTGTGGAACTGACCGACGGCGCCGTGCTCGCCCAATTGGGGCCGCGCGACATGCGGATCCCGATTCAGTACGCGCTGACCTACCCGTCGCGCAGGACGAGCCCGGTCGCGCCGCTCGATCTGCGGCAGCTCGGAGCGCTCGGGTTCGAGCCGCCCGATCCGGGCCGGTTCCCCTGCCTCGGGTACGCTCGGGAGGCGCTCGCGCGCAGCGGCACCGCCCCTGCGGCGTTGGGGGCGGCCGACGAGACCGCCGTGCAGCTCTTTCTCGACGGACGGATCGGTTTTCTCGAGATCGCGCGAGTGATCCGCCGCGTGCTCGATCGCCATCGCGTTCGTCCCGCCGATTCGCTGGAGGGCGTGCTCGAGGCCGACCGGGAGGCCCGCACGGACGCGGCGGCGGCGTATGCAGCGATGTGA
- the pyrH gene encoding UMP kinase: MATPGAVEPTAGYRRILLKLSGEALAGTASVGVDSEVLHLVAREVRSVRDAGVDVAIVVGGGNIVRGVQMAEKTGVARVTADYMGLLATVINALALQDAMEREGLETRVQTAVEMRQVAEPYIRRRAIRHLEKGRVVIFAGGTGSPYFTTDTAAALRAIEIEANAILMAKKGVDGVYDKDPRESADAVRFRTLDYMDVLNRGLKVMDATATSLCMDNGMPIIVFDIARPGNVKRAVFGEEIGTLVGGGAEDARRARGR, translated from the coding sequence CCGTTGAGCCCACCGCCGGCTACCGGCGGATCCTGTTGAAGCTCAGCGGCGAGGCGCTCGCCGGCACGGCCAGCGTGGGCGTGGATTCCGAGGTGTTGCACCTCGTCGCGCGAGAGGTGAGGTCGGTCAGGGACGCTGGCGTGGACGTCGCGATCGTTGTCGGCGGCGGCAACATCGTCCGCGGCGTTCAGATGGCCGAAAAGACGGGGGTCGCGCGCGTGACCGCCGACTACATGGGCCTGCTCGCGACGGTAATCAACGCGCTGGCGCTGCAGGACGCGATGGAGCGCGAGGGGCTCGAGACCCGGGTCCAGACCGCGGTGGAGATGCGGCAGGTGGCGGAACCTTACATCCGCCGACGGGCGATCCGCCATCTCGAGAAGGGGCGTGTTGTCATCTTCGCGGGCGGCACCGGCAGCCCGTACTTCACGACCGACACGGCGGCCGCGTTGCGGGCGATCGAGATCGAAGCCAACGCCATCCTGATGGCCAAGAAGGGCGTGGACGGCGTCTACGACAAGGACCCGCGGGAGAGCGCGGATGCGGTCCGCTTCCGCACGCTGGACTATATGGACGTGCTGAACCGGGGTCTCAAGGTGATGGACGCGACGGCGACGTCGCTGTGCATGGACAACGGCATGCCGATCATCGTGTTCGACATCGCCCGGCCCGGCAACGTGAAGCGGGCGGTGTTCGGAGAGGAGATCGGCACCCTGGTGGGAGGAGGGGCCGAGGATGCACGCCGTGCTCGCGGACGCTAA